A window of Chitinophaga sp. MM2321 contains these coding sequences:
- a CDS encoding FAD:protein FMN transferase, whose translation MRFFLVMAGLLTAMSIRAQQSPALKLVACEGKAQGTYYIVKYLSADTASLESRIDSVFGVIDQSLSLYKPGSLINQFNATGHVRMDEHMRTVLQQAIFTSKATGGIFDITVKPLVYLWGFGVTKPSFKGIPPADSIKKTMPYIGYRYLRIKGDHLSTTKKGVQIDCNGIAQGYTVDVLGRFLEQQGIENYLVDVGGELCAKGYNQQHKIWSVGIERPSQGDTTYEPVQGLVRLPGKGIATSGNYRRFFDQGQTRFAHTIHPITGQALHNNIISVTVIAKDCFTADAFDNPLILMGVEEGLRYIAKHPEYGLEATYIYKDKDGGIKEAFSDGFKAYMEF comes from the coding sequence ATGAGATTTTTTTTAGTAATGGCAGGCCTCCTAACGGCCATGAGTATACGTGCACAACAGTCGCCTGCGCTTAAACTGGTAGCCTGTGAAGGAAAAGCCCAGGGGACGTATTATATAGTCAAATATTTATCCGCAGATACTGCGTCGCTGGAAAGCCGCATAGATTCTGTGTTCGGGGTAATAGATCAGTCATTGTCGCTGTATAAACCCGGCTCGCTGATCAATCAGTTTAATGCTACCGGTCATGTACGTATGGATGAACATATGCGGACGGTTTTGCAGCAGGCCATATTTACCAGCAAAGCTACCGGCGGCATCTTTGATATCACGGTAAAGCCGCTGGTGTATTTATGGGGCTTCGGTGTTACCAAGCCTTCTTTCAAAGGCATTCCTCCTGCCGATAGTATCAAGAAAACAATGCCGTATATAGGTTACCGTTATTTGCGGATAAAAGGTGATCATCTCTCTACAACAAAAAAAGGGGTACAGATAGATTGTAATGGTATTGCGCAAGGCTATACCGTAGACGTGCTGGGCAGATTCCTGGAACAGCAGGGAATAGAAAATTACCTGGTGGATGTAGGCGGGGAATTATGTGCGAAAGGATATAACCAGCAACATAAAATATGGAGTGTGGGTATAGAACGACCATCGCAGGGAGATACCACTTACGAGCCTGTTCAGGGACTGGTAAGACTTCCCGGCAAAGGCATTGCTACCAGTGGTAATTACCGCCGCTTTTTTGACCAGGGCCAAACCCGTTTTGCACATACTATTCACCCGATAACCGGCCAGGCTTTACACAACAATATTATCAGTGTAACCGTGATTGCGAAAGACTGTTTTACCGCTGATGCATTTGATAACCCGCTTATCCTGATGGGAGTGGAAGAAGGGCTGCGTTATATTGCAAAACACCCGGAATACGGACTGGAAGCGACTTACATTTATAAAGACAAAGATGGTGGTATTAAGGAAGCATTCAGTGACGGTTTTAAAGCGTATATGGAATTTTAA
- a CDS encoding acyl-CoA dehydrogenase family protein has protein sequence MLQDLFQSPDYFAVDSLLTEEHLLIRDAVRQWVKKDVSPVIEDYCQRAAFPTQIIKSLGELGCFGPTIPVEYGGGGMDHIAYGLMMQELERGDSGIRSTASVQGSLVMYPIFTFGSEAQKKKYLPKLATGEWMGCFGLTEPDHGSNPAGMITNFREEGDHVILNGAKMWISNAPFADIAVVWAKDEAGEIRGIIVERGMEGFTTPETKGKWSLRASATGELVFDQVKVPKGNILPGVKGLKGPLSCLSSARYGIAWGVIGAAMDCYDTALRYAKERIQFDRPIGGFQLTQKKLAEMITEITKAQLMNWRLGVLKNEGKATPAQISMAKRNACEVASNIARDARSILGGMGITGEFPVMRHMMNLESVSTYEGTHEIHLLITGMDVTGLDAFK, from the coding sequence ATGCTACAAGATCTGTTTCAGTCCCCCGATTATTTTGCTGTAGATAGTTTGTTGACAGAAGAACACCTGTTAATCCGCGATGCTGTCCGGCAGTGGGTAAAGAAAGATGTATCACCGGTAATTGAAGATTACTGTCAGCGGGCAGCCTTCCCTACGCAAATTATAAAAAGCCTGGGTGAGCTGGGATGTTTTGGTCCTACTATCCCGGTTGAATATGGCGGTGGTGGCATGGACCATATTGCATATGGATTGATGATGCAGGAACTGGAGCGTGGTGATAGCGGGATACGTTCTACCGCATCGGTGCAGGGATCTTTGGTGATGTATCCTATCTTTACTTTCGGAAGTGAAGCGCAGAAAAAAAAGTATCTTCCCAAACTGGCTACAGGAGAGTGGATGGGCTGTTTCGGATTAACAGAACCTGATCACGGTTCCAATCCTGCCGGCATGATCACCAACTTCCGGGAAGAGGGTGACCATGTAATTTTAAATGGCGCCAAAATGTGGATTTCCAATGCACCTTTTGCAGATATAGCCGTAGTGTGGGCAAAAGATGAAGCAGGAGAGATCCGGGGTATCATTGTGGAAAGAGGTATGGAAGGCTTTACCACCCCTGAAACCAAAGGAAAGTGGAGCCTTCGTGCAAGTGCTACCGGCGAACTTGTATTCGACCAGGTAAAAGTGCCGAAAGGAAATATCCTGCCCGGCGTAAAAGGACTGAAAGGACCGCTGAGTTGTTTATCATCCGCCCGCTACGGGATTGCATGGGGTGTAATTGGTGCTGCTATGGATTGTTATGATACGGCTTTGCGGTATGCTAAAGAGCGTATCCAGTTTGACCGCCCTATCGGTGGCTTCCAGCTGACACAGAAGAAGCTGGCGGAAATGATCACGGAAATTACCAAAGCCCAGCTGATGAACTGGCGTTTAGGTGTGTTGAAAAACGAAGGAAAAGCAACGCCCGCACAGATCTCTATGGCCAAACGCAATGCCTGTGAAGTAGCCTCCAATATAGCCCGCGATGCACGTTCCATTTTGGGCGGTATGGGTATTACAGGCGAATTTCCGGTGATGCGGCATATGATGAACCTTGAGAGTGTGAGCACTTATGAAGGCACACACGAAATACATTTGCTGATTACAGGCATGGATGTGACGGGACTGGATGCGTTTAAATAA
- a CDS encoding YciI family protein codes for MASKVVPALLLLGFLVVVIISFHPTTPLKTIALSVQPARQTLGGEPAVKRYWMVFLKKGPQRNQSEAEAEEIQRGHINNITRLAKARKIVLAGPFGNDEDLRGIFIMDCKDSIEAVTLINSDPAVQSGRLSFIIKPWWTEKNCLFQ; via the coding sequence ATGGCAAGCAAAGTAGTCCCCGCACTTTTGCTGTTGGGTTTCCTGGTCGTTGTGATTATCTCTTTCCACCCCACTACTCCGTTAAAAACTATTGCATTATCTGTACAACCCGCCAGGCAAACATTGGGTGGTGAGCCTGCTGTAAAACGTTACTGGATGGTGTTTTTAAAAAAAGGACCGCAACGCAACCAAAGCGAAGCGGAGGCGGAAGAGATCCAGCGCGGGCATATAAATAATATTACACGCCTGGCTAAAGCGCGGAAAATAGTACTGGCAGGGCCATTCGGTAATGATGAAGACTTACGCGGAATATTTATAATGGACTGTAAAGACAGTATCGAAGCGGTAACGCTGATAAATTCAGATCCTGCTGTTCAGTCAGGCAGACTAAGCTTTATTATCAAACCCTGGTGGACGGAGAAAAATTGTCTTTTCCAGTAA
- the pyrF gene encoding orotidine-5'-phosphate decarboxylase yields MNRQELVNLIKEKRSYLCVGLDTDIQKIPKHLLSHADPVFAFNKAIIDATKDLCVAYKINTAFYESMGIRGWESLQRTVDYIPAGIFTIADAKRGDIGNTSTQYAKTFFDTYKFDSVTVAPYMGKDSVTPFLQFSDKWAIMLGLTSNEGSQDFQLQQAGDELLFEKVLKAGMEWGTPENLMFVIGATQSSQLAYIRKLVPDHFFLVPGVGAQGGSLAEISKQAMNKDCGLLVNASRAIIYAGNGEDFATDARNVAQQYQQEMATYRPGLQD; encoded by the coding sequence ATGAATCGACAGGAATTGGTGAATCTGATTAAGGAAAAGAGATCTTATCTGTGTGTAGGATTGGACACAGACATACAAAAGATTCCAAAACACCTGCTGTCTCATGCAGATCCGGTGTTTGCCTTTAACAAGGCTATAATTGACGCAACCAAAGACCTTTGTGTTGCCTATAAAATTAATACGGCCTTTTACGAAAGTATGGGTATCCGGGGATGGGAAAGCCTGCAACGCACGGTAGACTACATTCCAGCCGGCATCTTTACGATCGCCGACGCCAAACGGGGGGATATTGGCAACACTTCCACCCAATACGCGAAAACTTTTTTTGATACATACAAATTTGATTCCGTAACAGTGGCGCCTTACATGGGGAAAGACAGTGTAACCCCCTTTTTGCAATTCTCTGATAAATGGGCGATTATGCTGGGACTTACTTCCAATGAAGGCAGCCAGGATTTTCAGTTGCAACAAGCGGGTGATGAACTGCTGTTTGAAAAAGTGTTGAAAGCCGGTATGGAATGGGGTACCCCGGAAAACCTGATGTTTGTGATCGGCGCTACGCAGTCTTCACAACTGGCTTATATCCGTAAACTGGTGCCGGATCATTTCTTCCTGGTACCGGGCGTAGGTGCACAGGGCGGCAGCCTCGCAGAAATTTCCAAACAGGCTATGAATAAGGATTGCGGCTTACTGGTAAACGCCAGCCGCGCAATTATCTATGCAGGAAACGGAGAAGATTTTGCAACAGATGCCCGCAATGTGGCTCAACAATACCAACAGGAAATGGCCACCTATAGACCAGGATTACAGGATTAA
- a CDS encoding FMN-binding negative transcriptional regulator encodes MPYYPGLFFSSMFTPRINKETNWDTIAAFIRENAFGMLVNVDDAGTPHATHIPVTLVEKKDGRFVLHGHIAKENPQWNWFTRGTALMVFTAPHAYISSSWYEKEKIPTWNYIAVHIHGAMRIMDEATLLQSLEVLMDHYEAPSACPVHISDITPKSLENNMKAIVGFEMDVQEVNARFKLSQNKNDHDYFSVITHLRARGDENSRRIAAEMEVRRPPAG; translated from the coding sequence ATGCCGTATTATCCCGGCCTGTTCTTCAGCTCTATGTTTACACCAAGGATTAACAAAGAAACCAACTGGGATACAATCGCCGCTTTTATCAGGGAAAATGCTTTTGGTATGCTGGTAAACGTAGACGATGCCGGCACACCCCATGCTACGCACATCCCCGTGACGCTGGTGGAAAAAAAGGATGGCAGATTTGTCCTGCATGGACATATCGCTAAAGAAAACCCGCAGTGGAACTGGTTTACACGCGGTACCGCACTCATGGTCTTTACCGCTCCCCACGCCTACATTTCTTCTTCCTGGTATGAAAAAGAAAAGATCCCAACCTGGAATTATATCGCAGTACATATACACGGCGCCATGCGTATCATGGATGAAGCCACCTTATTGCAGTCGCTGGAAGTATTGATGGATCACTATGAAGCGCCATCAGCCTGCCCCGTACATATAAGCGATATCACGCCGAAGTCATTGGAAAATAATATGAAGGCGATTGTTGGTTTTGAAATGGACGTGCAGGAAGTGAATGCGCGTTTCAAACTAAGTCAGAATAAAAATGACCATGACTATTTTAGTGTGATAACCCACCTGCGTGCCCGTGGAGACGAAAACTCCCGCCGGATTGCAGCAGAAATGGAGGTGCGCAGACCACCCGCCGGATAG
- a CDS encoding Mrp/NBP35 family ATP-binding protein, whose translation MMTKEQILQALSNVEEPDLGKDLVTLNMVKDIEINGNKVKFTVILTTPACPLKELIRNACINAIHLTVNKEAEVEVLMTANVSTKRKDGQGALPNVKNIIVVASGKGGVGKSTVAANLALALGRDGAKVGLMDADIYGPSVPIMFGLRGERPMMVNVEGKGMIQPMEKFGIKVMSIGLLIDEKQAVVWRGPMVSSALKQFITDVFWDELDYLIIDMPPGTGDIHLTLVQTVPVTGAIIVTTPQDVALVDAQKGIAMFNGQQINVPIIGLVENMAYFTPAELPDNKYYIFGKEGGKKLAEDLEIPFLGQIPLVQSIREGGDAGVPAMASDDKITRKAFLDVAGAAARSIAMRNANIAATRIVDIIV comes from the coding sequence ATGATGACGAAAGAGCAGATTTTACAGGCCCTGAGCAACGTGGAAGAACCTGATCTGGGGAAGGATCTGGTGACGCTGAACATGGTAAAAGATATAGAGATTAATGGCAATAAAGTGAAGTTTACAGTCATACTCACCACCCCTGCCTGCCCGTTGAAGGAATTGATCCGCAACGCTTGTATCAATGCCATCCACCTGACCGTAAATAAAGAAGCGGAAGTGGAAGTGTTGATGACAGCCAACGTGAGCACCAAACGCAAGGATGGTCAAGGGGCATTGCCAAATGTTAAGAATATCATTGTAGTGGCTTCTGGAAAAGGCGGTGTGGGTAAATCCACGGTAGCTGCCAATCTGGCGCTGGCATTGGGTCGCGACGGCGCAAAAGTAGGTCTGATGGACGCTGATATTTACGGTCCTTCCGTACCTATCATGTTCGGCTTACGTGGCGAAAGACCCATGATGGTGAATGTGGAAGGCAAAGGCATGATCCAGCCGATGGAGAAATTCGGTATCAAGGTAATGTCTATTGGCTTACTCATCGATGAGAAACAGGCAGTGGTATGGCGTGGGCCGATGGTCAGCAGTGCCCTGAAACAATTTATCACCGATGTTTTCTGGGATGAACTGGACTACCTGATCATTGATATGCCGCCCGGAACCGGTGATATTCACCTCACACTGGTACAAACCGTACCTGTTACCGGTGCTATTATCGTTACCACACCACAGGACGTTGCCCTGGTGGATGCCCAGAAAGGGATCGCAATGTTCAACGGACAACAGATCAATGTACCGATTATCGGACTGGTTGAAAATATGGCCTATTTTACGCCCGCTGAGCTGCCGGATAACAAATACTACATCTTTGGTAAGGAAGGCGGTAAAAAGCTGGCAGAAGACCTGGAAATACCTTTCCTGGGGCAAATACCATTGGTACAGAGTATCCGTGAAGGTGGCGATGCAGGTGTACCTGCTATGGCCAGTGATGATAAGATTACCCGCAAAGCATTCCTGGATGTTGCCGGTGCAGCTGCAAGAAGCATTGCCATGCGCAACGCAAATATTGCAGCAACCAGGATCGTGGATATTATCGTTTAA
- a CDS encoding carboxypeptidase-like regulatory domain-containing protein, which yields MHQKRSYILSLLVVFLLSPFFLKAQISEFRDSVIQISGLTMTADSLRAIPAVSILVKGQGRGTISNTAGIFSIVLFKGDTLSFSAVGFKKQDYKVPVDIKGNNFSLIQLMVEDTTYLPVTIIKPYLSKQEFERAFANMDIPDDAYEVARKNTENARIRAMTRYTPVDGGEATNQYLNKQAQSLYYAGQRPPQNIFNPLAWAQFIQAWKQGDFKRKDDY from the coding sequence ATGCATCAGAAAAGATCCTACATACTGTCACTTTTAGTTGTTTTCCTTTTATCTCCTTTCTTTCTGAAAGCACAGATTTCGGAATTTAGAGACAGCGTTATACAAATATCAGGTCTTACCATGACGGCAGACAGTTTACGCGCTATTCCCGCAGTAAGTATCCTGGTAAAAGGACAAGGAAGAGGTACCATCTCCAACACGGCTGGTATATTTTCCATTGTATTATTTAAAGGAGATACGCTTAGTTTCAGTGCGGTAGGCTTTAAAAAACAGGATTATAAAGTACCCGTCGATATCAAAGGAAATAATTTTTCCCTGATCCAGCTGATGGTAGAAGACACTACTTATCTACCTGTTACCATCATCAAACCTTATCTTTCAAAACAGGAATTTGAACGCGCCTTCGCCAATATGGACATTCCGGATGATGCGTATGAAGTAGCGCGCAAGAATACGGAGAACGCCCGGATACGCGCCATGACCCGTTATACACCGGTAGATGGCGGAGAAGCCACCAATCAATATCTCAACAAACAGGCCCAATCACTCTATTACGCAGGTCAAAGACCTCCGCAAAATATCTTCAACCCGCTGGCATGGGCCCAGTTCATACAGGCCTGGAAGCAAGGTGACTTCAAACGGAAGGACGATTATTAA
- a CDS encoding 3-hydroxybutyryl-CoA dehydrogenase yields MQKIAVIGAGTMGNGIAHVFAQNGYAVNLIDVSEPALQKALQTITRNLDRQLAKEAITAAVKTTTLANISLQTDLATGVKDVSLVVEAATENIALKLKIFQDLDQHAHPDAILATNTSSISITKIAAATKRPAKVIGMHFMNPVPVMKLVEIINGYATDKSVTEHIVTLAEKLDKVPCVVNDYPGFIANRILMPMINEAICSLFEGVAGVAEIDTVMKLGMAHPMGPLQLADFIGLDVCLSILHVLHDGFGNPKYAPCPLLVNMVTAGYLGAKSGEGFYKYTAGSKDLVVSERFK; encoded by the coding sequence ATGCAAAAAATAGCGGTAATCGGCGCAGGCACCATGGGAAATGGTATTGCCCACGTATTTGCTCAGAATGGCTACGCCGTTAACCTGATCGATGTATCGGAACCCGCCCTGCAAAAGGCGTTGCAAACCATTACCAGGAATCTTGACCGGCAACTGGCCAAAGAAGCCATCACAGCAGCCGTTAAAACAACTACACTCGCCAATATCTCCCTGCAAACAGACCTGGCAACAGGCGTAAAAGATGTTTCACTGGTAGTGGAAGCTGCTACTGAAAATATTGCATTGAAACTGAAAATATTCCAGGACCTCGATCAACATGCCCATCCCGACGCTATCCTGGCTACCAATACTTCCTCTATTTCTATCACAAAAATAGCCGCTGCCACCAAACGCCCGGCAAAGGTGATAGGCATGCATTTCATGAACCCGGTACCTGTTATGAAGCTGGTGGAAATCATCAACGGTTACGCAACAGATAAAAGTGTCACGGAACATATCGTTACCCTTGCTGAAAAACTGGATAAAGTTCCCTGTGTAGTAAACGATTACCCCGGATTTATTGCTAACCGCATCCTCATGCCGATGATAAACGAAGCCATCTGCTCCCTCTTTGAAGGTGTAGCCGGTGTAGCAGAAATTGATACGGTGATGAAACTCGGAATGGCGCATCCAATGGGACCCTTGCAGCTGGCTGATTTCATCGGGCTCGATGTATGCCTGTCTATCCTGCATGTGCTGCACGATGGATTCGGCAACCCGAAATATGCGCCCTGCCCATTGCTGGTAAACATGGTTACCGCAGGTTATCTTGGTGCAAAAAGTGGAGAAGGATTTTATAAATATACCGCAGGTAGTAAAGACCTCGTAGTGAGTGAGCGGTTTAAATAG
- a CDS encoding YigZ family protein, whose protein sequence is MEVYFTIDKTAVAEFKDRGSKFLAYAFPVKTPEAVKECLLEVKKEHPKATHHCYAYRLGTGGLQFRANDDGEPSGSAGKPILGQIDSKQLTDVLIVVVRYFGGTLLGVPGLINAYKMSASMVMQLVPAIQKNIESTYHLSFDYTIMNDIMIVVKQNNCTIIKQELQLFCSMDIGVPKSGEELCLLRLRDIHGLEIKQIK, encoded by the coding sequence ATGGAGGTTTATTTTACAATCGATAAAACCGCTGTAGCAGAGTTTAAGGACAGGGGCAGCAAATTTCTGGCATATGCTTTTCCTGTTAAAACCCCCGAAGCTGTTAAAGAATGTTTACTGGAAGTGAAGAAAGAGCATCCCAAAGCAACGCATCACTGCTATGCTTACCGGCTTGGTACCGGCGGATTGCAGTTTCGCGCCAACGATGATGGAGAGCCTTCCGGTTCAGCAGGCAAACCCATTCTGGGTCAGATAGACAGCAAGCAACTGACGGATGTACTGATTGTAGTAGTGCGTTATTTTGGCGGCACCCTGCTGGGTGTTCCCGGTTTGATTAACGCCTATAAAATGAGTGCTTCCATGGTGATGCAACTCGTTCCTGCTATCCAGAAAAATATAGAGTCAACTTATCATCTCAGCTTTGACTATACGATTATGAATGATATCATGATTGTTGTCAAACAAAATAATTGTACCATCATAAAACAGGAATTACAACTCTTCTGTTCTATGGATATTGGTGTGCCCAAATCCGGGGAGGAGTTGTGTTTGCTGCGGTTACGGGATATTCATGGGCTGGAAATAAAACAAATAAAATAG
- the ribD gene encoding bifunctional diaminohydroxyphosphoribosylaminopyrimidine deaminase/5-amino-6-(5-phosphoribosylamino)uracil reductase RibD, with amino-acid sequence MRRCLELAAMGAGQVAPNPMVGAVLVHQERIIGEGYHRQYGQAHAEVNCVNSVQAEDRSLIPLATMYVSLEPCAHHGKTPPCADLILSQGIKQVVIGCVDSFSAVAGKGIAKLQQAGVTVHTGMLEAACRQLNRRFFTFHEKKRPYIVLKWAQSSNGFMASSSGAPVRLSNTYSDRLVHKWRSEEMAILVGTRTAILDNPRLNNRLWTGKDPVRLVIDRALQVPRTHHLWDGSIPTVFITAAATDTNGLTETLQLDFRGELLPQLMEKLHHRQVQSVLVEGGAYVLQRFIETGLWDEARIITGTVTLPGGQAAPVLTHASLEHTMHLDGDRIGFYSRV; translated from the coding sequence ATGAGACGTTGCCTGGAATTGGCAGCTATGGGAGCAGGGCAGGTGGCACCTAATCCTATGGTAGGTGCTGTGCTGGTGCACCAGGAACGGATCATCGGGGAGGGCTATCACCGCCAGTACGGCCAGGCGCATGCGGAAGTGAACTGTGTAAACAGTGTGCAGGCGGAAGACCGGTCGCTGATTCCATTGGCGACCATGTACGTAAGCCTGGAACCCTGTGCACACCATGGTAAAACACCGCCCTGTGCAGACCTGATCTTATCCCAGGGCATTAAACAGGTAGTGATCGGCTGTGTGGACTCTTTTTCGGCAGTAGCTGGCAAAGGAATTGCAAAGCTGCAACAGGCAGGGGTTACCGTTCATACAGGCATGCTGGAAGCCGCCTGCAGACAACTCAACCGCCGTTTCTTTACCTTCCATGAAAAGAAACGCCCTTATATTGTGCTGAAGTGGGCGCAAAGCAGCAACGGCTTCATGGCCAGCAGCAGCGGAGCGCCGGTACGGTTGTCAAATACTTACAGCGACCGCCTGGTACACAAATGGCGCAGCGAAGAAATGGCGATCCTGGTAGGCACCCGCACCGCTATATTAGACAATCCCAGATTGAATAACCGCCTGTGGACAGGCAAAGACCCCGTGAGGCTGGTGATAGACCGCGCTTTGCAGGTACCACGCACCCACCATCTATGGGACGGCAGTATTCCTACGGTGTTTATTACTGCAGCAGCTACAGATACCAATGGCTTAACAGAAACGTTGCAGCTCGACTTCCGCGGAGAACTGTTACCACAGCTGATGGAAAAGCTGCATCACCGCCAGGTACAGAGCGTATTGGTAGAAGGCGGCGCCTATGTATTGCAGCGTTTTATTGAAACAGGACTATGGGATGAAGCCCGCATCATAACGGGAACGGTTACACTGCCTGGAGGACAGGCAGCCCCGGTACTCACCCATGCTTCGCTGGAGCATACCATGCACCTGGATGGTGATCGCATCGGCTTTTACAGCCGCGTGTAG
- the prmC gene encoding peptide chain release factor N(5)-glutamine methyltransferase, translated as MTIQTAFTYITGAIGELYDEREAANIAHIVLEHLTGMNKLDRIVHKTKILTPDQNTRLKTAIEALQRVEPVQYITGSSWFYGMELMVTRDVLIPRPETEELVEWIVQDAAGRHRLHMLDIGTGSGCIPLALKKSLHSAQVSAIDVSEPALTVARINAARQRLEINFFRMDALDTAQMAELPSFDVIVSNPPYITQSEQTDMQEQVWGFEPTLALFVPDNDALLFYRHIILLAKNKLHPGGALYFEINEALGKEVVALMEEHGFKKVILKQDMFGKDRMVKGELD; from the coding sequence TTGACAATACAAACGGCTTTTACCTATATTACCGGCGCTATCGGTGAACTCTATGATGAGCGGGAAGCCGCCAACATAGCCCATATTGTCCTGGAACACCTCACAGGCATGAACAAGCTGGACAGGATCGTTCACAAGACAAAAATCCTCACGCCCGATCAGAATACCCGCTTAAAAACAGCCATCGAAGCCCTGCAACGTGTTGAACCCGTACAATATATTACCGGCAGCAGCTGGTTTTACGGTATGGAACTGATGGTAACCCGCGATGTACTCATTCCACGGCCCGAAACGGAGGAACTGGTGGAATGGATCGTCCAGGATGCAGCAGGCAGGCACCGCCTGCATATGCTGGACATCGGCACCGGCAGCGGATGCATCCCCCTGGCACTGAAGAAATCACTCCACTCTGCCCAGGTATCCGCCATAGATGTGAGTGAACCCGCCCTCACCGTAGCCCGCATTAATGCCGCCCGTCAACGGCTGGAAATAAACTTCTTCCGCATGGATGCACTGGATACAGCACAAATGGCCGAACTCCCCTCCTTTGATGTTATCGTGAGCAACCCTCCCTATATCACACAAAGCGAACAAACAGATATGCAGGAACAGGTATGGGGCTTTGAACCCACACTGGCACTGTTTGTACCGGACAACGACGCCCTGCTGTTTTACCGTCACATTATCCTGCTGGCAAAAAACAAACTGCACCCCGGCGGCGCCCTCTACTTCGAAATCAATGAAGCACTGGGCAAAGAAGTGGTCGCCCTGATGGAAGAACACGGCTTTAAAAAAGTAATACTGAAGCAGGATATGTTTGGAAAAGACCGGATGGTCAAAGGTGAGCTGGATTAA
- a CDS encoding biopolymer transporter ExbD: MNLRRRNKKQVELHNSALNDILFILLLFFLIVSTLANPNVIKLILPKAQSNTKAKQTVVVSINEKREFFVGTNKIPFEGLKQALAPAVGNEKVDPTIVINAEKSVPIEDVVSVMEVAKQIGAKVVLATAKK; encoded by the coding sequence ATGAATTTACGCAGGCGAAATAAGAAACAAGTGGAATTGCACAACTCTGCATTGAATGATATCCTGTTCATTCTGCTGTTGTTCTTCCTCATTGTTTCCACACTGGCTAATCCCAATGTCATTAAACTGATATTGCCTAAAGCCCAGAGTAACACCAAGGCTAAACAAACCGTGGTGGTGAGTATTAATGAAAAGCGTGAGTTTTTTGTAGGCACTAACAAAATTCCTTTCGAAGGACTTAAACAGGCCCTCGCACCGGCTGTTGGCAATGAAAAGGTAGATCCTACCATTGTCATCAATGCGGAGAAATCTGTTCCTATTGAAGACGTGGTGAGTGTGATGGAAGTGGCAAAACAAATAGGCGCAAAAGTAGTGCTGGCAACAGCTAAAAAATAA
- a CDS encoding MotA/TolQ/ExbB proton channel family protein produces the protein MILGLITLLQDSLLHPVVDSLAAGANAAGPQQQIHLIDMLMKGGVLMIPLGILSLIAVYVFVERYITIAKAGKLEDNFMPMIRDQITTGNIQSARSLAKNTVGPIARMIDKGLQRIGKPIDNIEKSMENVGKLEIYRMEKNLVILSIIAGIAPMFGFLGTIAGMIQTFFNISITSDITLGTIAGGIYVKMVTSATGLIIGIIAFIFYSYLNAQIDKVVNKMEGASAEFIDILQEPTR, from the coding sequence ATGATATTAGGTCTTATTACGTTATTACAGGATTCATTATTACATCCCGTGGTTGATTCATTGGCCGCAGGCGCAAACGCAGCTGGGCCACAGCAGCAGATCCATCTGATAGATATGTTGATGAAAGGTGGTGTACTGATGATTCCTTTAGGCATTCTTTCCCTGATTGCTGTATATGTATTTGTGGAAAGATATATTACCATCGCAAAGGCTGGCAAGCTGGAAGATAACTTTATGCCGATGATCCGCGATCAGATCACTACCGGTAATATCCAGAGCGCCCGTTCCCTCGCCAAAAATACCGTGGGACCTATTGCACGTATGATCGATAAAGGATTACAGCGTATTGGTAAACCTATTGACAACATTGAGAAATCAATGGAAAATGTGGGCAAGCTGGAAATTTACCGCATGGAGAAGAACCTGGTGATCCTGTCTATTATAGCAGGTATTGCGCCAATGTTCGGCTTCCTGGGTACGATTGCAGGTATGATCCAGACATTCTTCAACATCTCTATCACTTCCGATATTACACTGGGCACCATTGCCGGCGGTATTTATGTGAAGATGGTGACTTCCGCCACAGGGCTGATTATTGGGATCATCGCTTTCATTTTCTACAGCTATTTGAATGCACAGATTGATAAGGTAGTTAACAAGATGGAAGGCGCTTCAGCAGAATTTATAGACATCCTGCAGGAACCGACCCGCTAA